The following proteins are encoded in a genomic region of bacterium:
- a CDS encoding DNA gyrase inhibitor YacG, which produces MSLPFQVKCPQCHQLANYEGNPFRPFCSERCRRIDLGVWASEGYVISGKGQEVEESNVSSKDSSDEPPTKI; this is translated from the coding sequence ATGAGCCTTCCCTTCCAAGTCAAATGTCCCCAATGCCATCAGCTGGCGAACTACGAGGGCAACCCCTTTCGCCCCTTTTGCAGCGAGCGTTGCCGCAGGATCGACCTCGGCGTTTGGGCCTCCGAGGGTTATGTCATCTCCGGCAAGGGTCAGGAGGTGGAGGAAAGCAATGTTTCGAGCAAAGATTCCTCCGATGAGCCTCCGACTAAAATTTAG